A genomic stretch from Dissulfurispira thermophila includes:
- a CDS encoding tetratricopeptide repeat protein yields the protein MEDSIYIKRLKERLRQDPDSKVFLSLAEELRKQDKIDEAIAVLINGIKKHPDFIAARLTLGRWYLSIDMLSEAQKEYMEIIKQYPDNVFALKGLDEINKRLAIISGDNKELPVGSNKEIVIEHLNRFLKGIKTRFNVRDNRVNRLHRLLNAIKIHFAPSSENSV from the coding sequence ATGGAAGACAGCATCTATATAAAGAGACTTAAAGAGAGATTAAGACAGGATCCTGATTCAAAGGTTTTTTTATCTCTTGCAGAGGAGTTGAGGAAACAGGACAAGATTGACGAAGCAATAGCTGTGCTTATTAATGGCATAAAGAAACACCCTGATTTTATTGCAGCAAGACTTACACTTGGCAGATGGTATCTATCAATAGATATGCTTTCAGAGGCGCAAAAGGAATACATGGAAATTATTAAACAATACCCTGACAATGTTTTTGCCTTAAAAGGACTTGATGAGATAAATAAGAGACTTGCAATTATATCAGGAGACAATAAGGAGTTGCCTGTAGGCAGCAACAAAGAGATAGTTATTGAACATTTAAACAGGTTTTTAAAAGGTATAAAGACCCGATTCAATGTTAGAGATAATCGTGTAAATCGTTTGCACAGGTTGCTGAATGC